One window of Rhizobium leguminosarum genomic DNA carries:
- a CDS encoding helix-turn-helix transcriptional regulator — protein sequence MSQFSTAPLLQTKMVTIRDIVCNGECRHKSDEECAHATSLVYPYRGVFMRHVGRQDTVAEANQLLFFNAGQGYCISHPIEGGDACIDLAIDETMLEELAPKDQVQPGPAFSFRRQRRRIDPRAQSLVALLRHGLSRNVAETLEAETLALTLVRRSLGERTSHAPGASAGRQKLVDRAKLVLSSDLARRWTLGEIAVEVGVSPVYLTQVFQQVEATPLYRYQLRLRLARALDLLGEYDDLTALGLDLGFSSHSHFSASFKQSFGQTPAEFQRATQLRRR from the coding sequence ATGTCGCAGTTTTCAACAGCACCGCTCCTGCAAACGAAGATGGTCACCATCCGTGACATCGTCTGCAATGGTGAGTGCCGCCATAAGAGCGACGAGGAATGCGCCCACGCAACAAGCCTCGTCTATCCCTATCGCGGCGTCTTCATGCGGCATGTCGGCCGTCAAGACACGGTGGCCGAAGCCAATCAGCTGTTGTTCTTCAACGCCGGCCAGGGATATTGCATCAGCCATCCGATCGAGGGCGGCGACGCCTGCATCGATCTGGCAATCGACGAGACCATGCTCGAAGAACTCGCGCCGAAAGATCAGGTGCAGCCCGGCCCGGCTTTTTCCTTCCGCCGCCAGCGCCGACGGATCGATCCGCGCGCACAGTCGCTGGTCGCCCTCCTGCGTCACGGTTTGAGCCGCAATGTCGCCGAAACGCTGGAGGCAGAAACACTCGCCCTGACGCTGGTCCGCCGCTCGCTCGGCGAGCGCACATCGCATGCGCCGGGCGCCAGCGCCGGCCGGCAGAAACTCGTCGACCGCGCAAAGCTGGTGCTTTCCTCCGATCTCGCGCGGCGCTGGACGCTCGGCGAAATCGCCGTCGAAGTGGGCGTCTCGCCGGTTTATCTGACCCAGGTCTTCCAGCAGGTCGAGGCGACACCACTCTATCGCTATCAGTTGCGGCTGAGACTTGCCCGCGCGCTCGATCTACTCGGAGAGTACGACGATCTGACCGCGCTCGGGCTCGATCTCGGCTTTTCCAGCCACAGCCATTTCAGCGCTTCCTTCAAACAATCCTTCGGGCAGACCCCGGCCGAATTCCAGCGCGCGACGCAGCTGCGCCGGAGGTGA